The sequence below is a genomic window from Fibrobacter sp. UWB13.
GAAACAAGGCTCCGCTATACAATGTTGTTGTAGGTGGAAAACACGAGGGGAATCATTATGATTCCGTTTTGATGCAAACCCCTTTTCCCAAGGATACGACGGGATTAGAACAATCGCTGATGAAATCCTCGAAGTTTGCGTGGATATTGAATACAAAGTATAAAACTGAATCTAACAGAAATATTTGGTGCTATAATGGTGATTATCCGGTGCTTGCTCGAGATGGGCGCAAACCGACCTATAGTGTAATCCGCTATGTAAACGGAGTTGTCTTTGATACCGCTTATACGGATTGCAATGGACGAATGGTTTGGCTCGACAGTATGCCTGATCCATTAAAAGACAAAACTCCCAATGGCTGGAAAATCATGAATGGCAGTAAGATGGTGAATATCAATTCGGATTATGTTTTTGCTGGTGATACAAGCATCTATACTACTGATGAAAATTTTGTGAGCTTTATCGCGACTAAACCGAAACTCTCGATAACGACTTCTGTGGATCGAGGATGGATTTATATTGATGGGGTATCGCCTGCGGAATCCGTTGCTTTGTTCGATGTTCAGGGGCGCTTGGTAAAACGTGAAACTTCCACGAATAATCATTTGGCTATTCCTTTGACTCATTCTGGAATGTATATTTTAATGTATAAAGGAACTAGCTATAAGGTTAGAGTCCCTTAAATGAATGTTTGGAGAAAGTATGTTAGAACAACTGAAAGGCCCTTTCAAAAAAGTTTACGGCAAGGTGCGCTCCTATGTCAGCCGTTTTGTCGGACCCGTCAAGGATTCGGCGTCAAAGTTGTTTGCTCTGATTCCCGGATTCAAGGCTTTCGCTGGTTCCGAAGACTTGGCAAATGCAAACGATGCTGACGGCGCCGTGGATGGCGAAAATGGCAAGGTCGCAAAGCCGGGCATTCGTGCAAAACTCAAGAACTTCAAGCAATCTCTTAAGGGTTTGAGCGATGCTCAAAAGCTCATTCTCCTTACGATTGCAGTTGTGCTCCCGGCGGGCATTGTCCTCGCGCTAGCCCTTGCAAGTTTCTTGAAAAAGCGCAAGAAATAAACTCGTTGGCTGCGCACTTTTCAATTGCGCTCCTCATATAAAGTCCGCCTTTGTGCGGATTTTTTTTGTCCAAATAAATTTTTGTATATTTATTTTGTATATTATACAAAATAAGGAAGGAGTGTTTATGAATAAACGCATTGCATATTTTTCTTTCGTCTGTATTCTTTTGTCTAGTCTCATCGCTTGTGGAGATGATGAATCAAATAATCCCATTGCAAATGATGTAGAATCTTCATCATCCGAAATTCAAGATGACGACAAATCCAGTGACTCAAAATCCGTTAAATCAAGTTCGTCAGAAAAAGCGGCGATAAAGTCTAGCGATTCTCAAAAAAAGGAATCTAATTCATCTAGCAGTGAAACGAAAAAATCAAGTGATGCGAAATCTGGAATTGAAAGTTCTTCAAGCTCCGCAAAATCGTCAAGTAGCTCGTCGGATAAGAACGCCTCATCGAGTTCTTCAGAAATCAAGACCTATGCAGCCTCGAAGGTAAAACCCTCTGGTACTTACGATTGCAAAAAATACAAGTGCTTTACGACGGAATACCTGAATCAGAAAATGCTTGCCGCCGGGGATTATGGTGAAATCCTCGATGAAAGAGACAATCAGGTTTATAAGACTGTTATTATTGACGATCAAGTATGGATGGCTCAGAACCTGAATTACGAAACGGCGTATAGCTATTGTACCGATGATGATTGTGCTAAGTATGGTCGTTATTATTTGTGGTCTGCCGCGGTAGATAGAAAGGACTGTGAACATGGTAATTTTTGTTCGCTGCCACCAAGTGGGCAAGGCGTGTGCCCTGCGGGCTGGCATTTGCCCTCGAAAGACGAGTATCTGAGATTGTTCGACAACGTTGGCAAGTACGGCGGTACCAATAATGAATTCGTCGCAGCAGAACTCCGTGCCCAGCGAGGATGGTCGGTTGAAGACAATGCTGATGATTATGGTTTTTCTGCGTTGCCTACGGGCTATAAGCTCGGTTCAGCAGGTAATTTTGCTGATGTCGGAAAGACAACGCATGCATGGACTTCTACAGAGGTAAACTCCATAGGTGCGTATCAATTCAGAATTTATGAAGATCGTCTATATGTATCCTTGATTGATGACAGCAAGGGGTATCCTCTCCCTGTTCGTTGCGTTATGGATAAAGATTCTTTGCCTAAAATCCAAGCTCCTGCGCTGTATTTAGAACATGTTGACGAATGGTTAGGTGTGGTTTCTCGAGAGGAATATCTTAACCCTAATGTTATCTATGATTCTCTTGTGGATCCTCGAGATGGACAGGTTTATAAGACAAAGAAAATTGGCAAACAGGTATGGATGGCTCAGAATTTGAATTATGCGGATAGCACAAAAACTCCAAGCCTTGCGAATGGAAGCTGGTGCTATAATGATGAACCTGAATACTGCAAGTTGCTAGGGCGCCTTTATAATTGGACAGCCGCAAAGGATGTCTGCCCGGATGGTTGGCATCTGCCGAGTTATGATGAATGGAAGGTGCTGGAATCTAAATTTGGTGGTCAAATTATGGCGGGGCAGTTCCTCAAAGCTCAAGCGGGGAGCCTTTCTAATAATGGCGACGATGAATTTGGTTTTTCGGCTTTGCCTGCAGGTGGAAGATTTATTGATGACAGCGAACATGATAAAGTCAATTATCTTTATTTGGGAGATAACGCCTTCTTTTGGAGCTCAACCCCAGAGAATGATGATTATGCATACCGTATGAATATTCCTTATTCATCCAATACTACGAATATACGCTCTATAAAGCAAAAATACGGACATTCCGTCCGTTGCGTCAGAGACTGATGGAATTGTGAATTAGGAAGTCGGATTTCAGAGGGCCATTTGCATTTGCTAGATTTGAGCTACCATGCTTTCATCTCGACTTCCTAAAGATCTTTCTCCGTCGCCGTTCTTTGCTGAACTGGAACGCGCCAAGGCCGATGTTCTTGCAGAGTGCGTCGGAGCAAACTCGCTTCCGTTTATCGACATGACGGTGAGCTCGCCTGTGAAGGCTGGCTTGCCGGTGGATTTGGATGATGCGGTTGATGAAGGTCGTAAAGCTTTTGGCAACTGGAGTCCAGATGCGGCGGGTTGGAAATCGGCACGCGAGGCGGTGGTGGAGTATTACCAGCAGCGCGGTGGTAATTTTACCGCGGGGCAGATTATCCTTACTGCAAGTACGAGCGAAGCTTATTCTGTGCTTTTCAAGACGTTCTGCGATCCGGGCGATGTGATTTTGACGCCGATGCCAGGCTATCCGCTACTTGATACGCTTGCGCAGCTTGAACATTTGGAATGTGCGCCGTACTTCTTGAAGCTGAAACGTGAGCGGTTCGACAAGCTCACCGACCTTAAAAAGGTCACTGAGCGGCGCTCTGCGCCAGCCGAAGTGAACGCGTTCCGCTTTGTTCTGGATTCCGACAGCTTGCTTGCGGCGCCGGAGCGTGCGAAAATCTTGTTGCTTGTTTCTCCGCATAACCCGACGGGGCATTGCGTCTCGCGTGAAGAATGGAACGAGGCTGTGCGATTCTGCGAAGAGAATAACATGATTCTCGTCGTCGATGAAGTCTTCGGCGATTACGCCTTCTCGGATAAAGTCTCACGCACTTGGCAATTTGTTTTTGACTCGTGTCATCCTGAGCGAAACGAAGTGGAGTCGATGGATCTCTGGGATGCGGGTGGAGGCGACTTTATCAACCTTCCCGAAGACGGTCCAAAATGCCCGATTTTCTGGCTGAACGGCTTAAGCAAAGCCGTTGGCTCGCCGCAGCTAAAGCTCGGCTGGATGGCGTTCTACGCTCCGCGCGAAAATTTCGAAGAAATTCGCGCGGCTCTCGAATTCGTCGAAGACGCATACTTGAGCGTCTCTGCACCTGCGCAGGCGCTTGGCATTTCGCTTTTGCCCAAAGCTGCCGCTTACGAATTGCGTGCTCGCGAACGACTCCTAACCAACTGGCAGACGCTTCGCGAAGCGTTTCCGTCCAAGTATTGCCCTGAAGTTCTCGGCGGCTGGTACGCCGTTGTGCGTCTCGGAGAAGATGATGAAGAACTCACGC
It includes:
- a CDS encoding fibrobacter succinogenes major paralogous domain-containing protein, with the protein product MNKRIAYFSFVCILLSSLIACGDDESNNPIANDVESSSSEIQDDDKSSDSKSVKSSSSEKAAIKSSDSQKKESNSSSSETKKSSDAKSGIESSSSSAKSSSSSSDKNASSSSSEIKTYAASKVKPSGTYDCKKYKCFTTEYLNQKMLAAGDYGEILDERDNQVYKTVIIDDQVWMAQNLNYETAYSYCTDDDCAKYGRYYLWSAAVDRKDCEHGNFCSLPPSGQGVCPAGWHLPSKDEYLRLFDNVGKYGGTNNEFVAAELRAQRGWSVEDNADDYGFSALPTGYKLGSAGNFADVGKTTHAWTSTEVNSIGAYQFRIYEDRLYVSLIDDSKGYPLPVRCVMDKDSLPKIQAPALYLEHVDEWLGVVSREEYLNPNVIYDSLVDPRDGQVYKTKKIGKQVWMAQNLNYADSTKTPSLANGSWCYNDEPEYCKLLGRLYNWTAAKDVCPDGWHLPSYDEWKVLESKFGGQIMAGQFLKAQAGSLSNNGDDEFGFSALPAGGRFIDDSEHDKVNYLYLGDNAFFWSSTPENDDYAYRMNIPYSSNTTNIRSIKQKYGHSVRCVRD
- a CDS encoding pyridoxal phosphate-dependent aminotransferase, whose translation is MLSSRLPKDLSPSPFFAELERAKADVLAECVGANSLPFIDMTVSSPVKAGLPVDLDDAVDEGRKAFGNWSPDAAGWKSAREAVVEYYQQRGGNFTAGQIILTASTSEAYSVLFKTFCDPGDVILTPMPGYPLLDTLAQLEHLECAPYFLKLKRERFDKLTDLKKVTERRSAPAEVNAFRFVLDSDSLLAAPERAKILLLVSPHNPTGHCVSREEWNEAVRFCEENNMILVVDEVFGDYAFSDKVSRTWQFVFDSCHPERNEVESMDLWDAGGGDFINLPEDGPKCPIFWLNGLSKAVGSPQLKLGWMAFYAPRENFEEIRAALEFVEDAYLSVSAPAQALGISLLPKAAAYELRARERLLTNWQTLREAFPSKYCPEVLGGWYAVVRLGEDDEELTLRLLREMHVLVQPGFFFDFDEDGWVVMSLLQDPAIFKEAIQRIKQ